In a single window of the Drosophila miranda strain MSH22 chromosome XL, D.miranda_PacBio2.1, whole genome shotgun sequence genome:
- the LOC108164934 gene encoding uncharacterized protein LOC108164934 — MNSKVNSLEEKVKLPPTETISRCYQPQQSNRKVIRILTVAVYVLCVSLAAIMLSLYYIFIWDPTIRPFVTKANHCGKTKTGSVGLGAPLGTPIKPTQPKPN, encoded by the coding sequence ATGAACTCAAAAGTGAATTCGCTGGAGGAGAAAGTGAAACTGCCGCCCACAGAGACAATAAGTCGCTGCTACCAGCCGCAGCAAAGCAACCGTAAGGTCATCCGCATCCTGACCGTCGCCGTGTACGTCCTATGCGTCTCGCTGGCGGCCATCATGCTCTCGCTCTACTACATATTCATATGGGATCCGACCATCCGGCCGTTTGTTACCAAGGCCAATCACTGCGGTAAGACTAAGACGGGATCAGTGGGGCTGGGAGCCCCACTGGGAACCCCAATCAAGCCAACGCAACCCAAACCTAACTGA
- the LOC108158651 gene encoding uncharacterized protein LOC108158651, producing MSTMSASASTSASSSVCGAATSSGAGTALGAATSIANLAKIVNIIESNVRADDCDEEELEASKAPTSGSSVRLASSSAPRRSTCSYVPKSPQLEEIVFAKPTCTERFARYFVIVIYLCGLCCLGFFLSIYHVFFWDSRMPPVFKGQKKPAFG from the coding sequence ATGTCCACAATGTCCGCGTCCGCGTCCACGTCTGCGTCTTCGTCTGTGTGTGGTGCCGCCACTTCAAGTGGAGCAGGAACTGCTCTGGGAGCCGCCACTAGCATCGCCAATCTGGCAAAGATTGTGAACATCATAGAGTCAAATGTGAGGGCAGACGACTGCGACGAGGAGGAGCTTGAGGCCTCAAAGGCGCCCACCAGCGGGAGCAGCGTTCGCCTGGCCAGCAGCAGTGCCCCCCGGAGGAGCACCTGTTCGTACGTGCCCAAGTCACCACAGCTGGAAGAGATCGTGTTCGCGAAGCCCACCTGTACGGAGCGCTTCGCACGCTACTTTGTCATCGTCATCTATCTGTGCGGACTGTGCTGCCTGGGCTTCTTTCTGTCTATCTACCACGTCTTCTTCTGGGACTCGCGCATGCCGCCCGTCTTCAAGGGGCAGAAGAAGCCCGCCTTCGGCTAA
- the LOC108164935 gene encoding uncharacterized protein LOC108164935: protein MSAPSMMSSLAAVVKEAKDEEIQVPKSDDFFESKTFRLLTLILYMGGVSGMGLTLAAYYLFIWDSRMPPLPVFKHTHPIG from the coding sequence ATGTCCGCACCATCGATGATGTCCAGCCTGGCCGCCGTGGTCAAGGAGGCCAAAGACGAGGAGATACAGGTGCCCAAGTCCGATGACTTCTTTGAGTCGAAAACCTTCCGGCTGCTCACGCTGATCCTCTACATGGGCGGGGTCAGCGGCATGGGCTTGACCCTGGCCGCCTACTATCTGTTCATCTGGGACTCGCGCATGCCGCCCCTGCCCGTGTTCAAGCATACGCATCCCATCGGCTAG